The Natrinema salaciae genome includes a window with the following:
- a CDS encoding mechanosensitive ion channel family protein, with amino-acid sequence MVEWQPLLNEPAVIAAAVLALGLVVGYLVGRLNEELLSASGVPEAVEGTPFERTAQSIGTSTVEIVARLSSWFIYGIAVLTAIHIAQLLDTDAFWLRVTEFIPQLFIAVLVLILGFIVADKSELIVSEYLRGVKLPEVSVIPKLVKYSVLYVTFIIALGQVGVHVLALLILLTVYAVGIVIVGTVAFKDFLVSSAAGIYLLLNQPYGIGDEVRIGDQTGIVQEVDLFVTKIEDDSEEYIVPNRKVFENGIVRMRD; translated from the coding sequence ATGGTCGAGTGGCAGCCGCTCCTGAACGAACCGGCCGTCATAGCGGCGGCGGTACTGGCGCTCGGGCTCGTCGTCGGCTACCTCGTCGGCCGCCTCAACGAGGAGTTACTGTCGGCCTCGGGCGTCCCGGAGGCCGTCGAGGGGACGCCGTTCGAGCGGACCGCACAGTCGATCGGCACCTCGACGGTCGAGATCGTCGCGCGGCTGAGTTCGTGGTTCATCTACGGCATCGCGGTGTTGACCGCGATCCACATCGCGCAGCTGCTGGACACGGACGCGTTCTGGCTCCGCGTCACGGAGTTCATCCCGCAGTTGTTTATCGCCGTCCTCGTGCTCATCCTCGGCTTCATCGTCGCGGACAAGTCGGAACTGATCGTCAGCGAGTACCTGCGGGGCGTCAAGCTCCCCGAGGTGTCGGTCATCCCGAAGCTGGTCAAGTACTCCGTGCTGTACGTGACCTTCATCATCGCGCTGGGACAGGTCGGCGTACACGTTCTGGCGCTGTTGATCCTGCTGACGGTGTACGCCGTCGGCATCGTCATCGTCGGCACCGTCGCCTTCAAGGACTTCCTCGTCTCGAGCGCGGCGGGGATCTACCTGCTGCTCAACCAGCCCTACGGGATCGGCGACGAGGTCCGGATCGGCGACCAGACGGGCATCGTCCAGGAGGTCGACCTGTTCGTCACCAAGATCGAGGACGACTCGGAGGAGTACATCGTTCCGAACCGGAAGGTCTTCGAGAACGGGATCGTTCGGATGCGGGACTGA